The stretch of DNA GGGTCGTCGATCTGGTCGACGAGCGGTCACTCACTCACAGATGATACGTCCGCCGAGTGGTGTGGGGCGCGCCCGACACGTCGGTGCCCGAAGCATCCGATCTACCGGGTTGATCCTGGTGACGGGCGATTCTCCGGATTCTTCCGGTCGGGCGCGAGCGTACCCGCGCCGGGCCGAGCACCGGGTGTCCGGCAGCTGTGGATCAGGACGTCGACACGCCCCGGTCGGCGGACTCGGGCGCCGCGTCCGACGCGCGTCCGGTGGCGTCGACGCGGGCTCAGGCGAGACCGCCGTTCGCGAAGAGCGTCTGGCCGTTGATCCAGCGCGCCGGACCCGCGAGGAACGCGGCGACCTCGGCGATGTCCTCCGGGGCGCCGAGCCGGCCGAGCGGTGCGGCGTTCGCCAGGGCGGCGACGGCCTCATCGCTCTTGCCGTCGAGGAACAGCGGCGTCGCGGTGGGGCCGGGGGCGACCGCGTTGACGGTGATGTCGCGGCCGCGGAGTTCGCGGGCCAGGATCATCGTCATGCCCTCGACGGCCGATTTGCCTGCGACGTACGGACCGTAGGTCGGGAACTGGGTGCGCGTCACCGTGGTCGAGAAGTTGATGATCGCTCCCCCGCCGCGGACGCGACGTGCCGCCTGCTGTGAGACGACGAAGGTGCCGCGGACATTGGTGCGCATGAGGCGATCGAAGTCGTCGAGACCGAAGTCGGCGATCGGTCCGAGGATCATCACTCCGGCCGTGTTGACGACGACGTCGACGCCGCCGAACTCGGTCTCGACCCGGTCGAAGGCCGCCTCCATCGCGATCTCGTCGGCGACATCGCCGCCGACGGCGATCGCCCGACCACCCGCCGCTCGCGCATCGGCGACGATCGTGTCGGCCCGGGCCTGGTTGCCCGCGTAGTGAACGGCGACGGCGAATCCGTCGGCGATCAGCTTCTCGACGACGGCCTTGCCGATCCCGCCCGAGCCGCCGGTGACGAGTGCGACACGCGTGTTCTGTGTGGTGCTCATGATCGTCTCTCCTTGGATCATTGTGTCGTGCTGTTGGATTCCCGCCGGCCGAGCGGCGTCGGGACCCTAGCCCATCCGCCCGAGCCATTCCTCGAACAATGCGGCCTCCGGCGCCGTGAAGTCGTCCGACGACCGCACCCGCGCGCGGATGGTCGCGGCGGACCCGGCGATCGGATCGACGCCGTCGTGCGTCGCGAGGATTCCGCGGAGCGTCGCTTCGCGGGTGACGTCCGAGATCGCGGTGTCGGGGTACACTTCGCGGCGGAGCAGCAGACCGAGGGCGACGCCGCTGTTGGCGGCCATCACGACCTGTGCGGCGTCCTCCGGCGACATCGCGAGCCGTCCGTCGGCCGCGAGTCGCTCGAGGATCGCGGTGAGCAGTCCCACCGCTTCCACGATCGCCGCCGGCCGCTTCGAGAGGTCGGATGCGAAGACCAGTCGGTAGGCGTACGGGTTCTCGAGCGCGAACGCGGTGTGGTTGTCCCATCCCGCGCGCAGGTCGTCGAGCGGATCGCCGGAGCGCTCCGCGGCCCGTTTGCCCGCGAGGTACGACTCCCAGACCGAGTCGGCGACCGCGGACAGCAGTCCGTCCTTGTCGCCGAAGTGCCGGTACAGGACCGGCTGGGTGACTCCCGCCGCGTCGCACACCGCCCGAGTGGAGACGTCCCCGCTGCCGGACTCGGCCAACAGTCGCGCCGCGGCGGCGATTATCGATGATCTCGTTGACACCATATCAACGGTAATACGCGATATCACCGAATACAAGATTCGGTACCAACGATATGGATCGGAATCTCGTGATGGGCATCGTGGCCGGTCAAGCCCCGGGCCGTGGTGTAACTGGTTTGTGATCCTTCGTTGCTGGTCAGGCGGGTAGTTGCAGGTACGGGTCTGTGCCTACTTCCGTGGTCGTGTCGGTGTCAGTAGCGACGGTCAGGCGGCATCGGCTGAGGGCCTCGAGTCCGAGGTAGCGGCGACCTTCGGCCCACTCGTCGGTCTGCTCGGCGAGCACAGCGCCGATGAGGCGCACGATGGCGTCCCGGTTCGGGAAGATCCCGACGACGTCGGTGCGGCGGCGGGTCTCCCGGTCGAGCCGTTCGGTGGGATTGTTCGACCAGATCTGCCGCCACACGTCGTCCGGGAAACCGGCGAACGCGAGCAGGTCCTCGCGGGCGTCGCCGAGATGCTCGGCGACCTTGGGCAGGCGGTCCTCGGTGTACTCGAGGAGCCGATCGAACTGGTCATGCACCGCGGCGGCGGTGGGCTGGTCGTAGACGCTGTGGAGCATCGCTTTGACGGCCGGCCACATCGATTTCGGGCACACTGCCATGAGGTTCGCCGCGTAGTGGGTGCGGCAGCGTTGCCAGACGGCGCCGGGCAGGTTCGCCGCGATCGCCTCGACGAGCCCGGCGTGGGCGTCGGAGGTCACCAGCCGTACCCCGCCGAGCCCGCGTGCTACGAGGTCGGCGAAGAAGGTGTTCCAGGAGGCTTTGGTCTCGCTGGTGGCGACCTGCATGCCGAGGACCTCACGGTGCCCGTCGCCGTTCACGCCGGTGGCGAGCAGGACGACGGCCTTGACGACCTGCTTGTTCTCGCGGACCTTGATCGTCAGGGCATCGGCGGTGACGAAGGTGAACGGGCCGGCCTCGTCGAGGCGCCGGTGCCGGAATGCGGCGACCTGCTCGTCGAGGTCCTCGGCCATGCGTGAGACCTGCGATTTCGACAGCGAGTCGATACCGAGCGTCTTCACCAGCTTGTCCATCCGGCGGGTCGACACGCCGGCCAGATAGCAATCGGCGACGACGGTGATCAGTCGCTGATTCGCCACGCTTGCGGCGCTCGAGAAGCCATTCGGGGAAGTAGCTGCCCGACCGGAGTTTGGGCACGGCGACGTCGATGGTGCCGACGCGGGTGTCGAGCGGGCGGTGCC from Gordonia humi encodes:
- a CDS encoding TetR/AcrR family transcriptional regulator, translated to MSTRSSIIAAAARLLAESGSGDVSTRAVCDAAGVTQPVLYRHFGDKDGLLSAVADSVWESYLAGKRAAERSGDPLDDLRAGWDNHTAFALENPYAYRLVFASDLSKRPAAIVEAVGLLTAILERLAADGRLAMSPEDAAQVVMAANSGVALGLLLRREVYPDTAISDVTREATLRGILATHDGVDPIAGSAATIRARVRSSDDFTAPEAALFEEWLGRMG
- a CDS encoding SDR family oxidoreductase → MSTTQNTRVALVTGGSGGIGKAVVEKLIADGFAVAVHYAGNQARADTIVADARAAGGRAIAVGGDVADEIAMEAAFDRVETEFGGVDVVVNTAGVMILGPIADFGLDDFDRLMRTNVRGTFVVSQQAARRVRGGGAIINFSTTVTRTQFPTYGPYVAGKSAVEGMTMILARELRGRDITVNAVAPGPTATPLFLDGKSDEAVAALANAAPLGRLGAPEDIAEVAAFLAGPARWINGQTLFANGGLA